The genomic segment GATCAAAGCCTATTGACCTATATGCACCTTCCCTAGTTGTTTTGCAGATAGGTGAAACAAAGTTTACTTCATTTTCGCCAGCCGAGTGATTGCAAAGCACACATCTATGAGCGTTATTGGAACCATTACTTGAAATGCTACATGCCATACCTATAAGTTTACCATCCATATTATAAGTTACAAATAATTTTCTGATGGAGTTATCAATCCAACCTAAATATACATTCTTTGAATCCTGTGCATTTAAGTTAGGTAATTTGAATTTCTTTTCCTTTTTAAATAATCTACTAATTTGTGCATTTGTAATGTTTGGCATTCCATATACATATTCATTCAATTCAGCTAAATATTTATCGATGTGTAAGGGGGTGGTTATTTTACTAATATCAAGTAGTTCTTTTTCTTCCTCGGATAAATTCGTGAAAATATTTAATATTTGAAGGTGTTTATATGCTTTAG from the Clostridium sp. CM027 genome contains:
- a CDS encoding FusB/FusC family EF-G-binding protein — encoded protein: MKAFIKKHEYNYIRKRLYDLNNAFRVCLDINIIEVTKAYKHLQILNIFTNLSEEEKELLDISKITTPLHIDKYLAELNEYVYGMPNITNAQISRLFKKEKKFKLPNLNAQDSKNVYLGWIDNSIRKLFVTYNMDGKLIGMACSISSNGSNNAHRCVLCNHSAGENEVNFVSPICKTTREGAYRSIGFDLCLDSKKCNERIVAIEKLEKILKDVNNIK